In a genomic window of Helianthus annuus cultivar XRQ/B chromosome 10, HanXRQr2.0-SUNRISE, whole genome shotgun sequence:
- the LOC110880742 gene encoding LOB domain-containing protein 14, whose amino-acid sequence MSGSGSPCGACKFLRRKCVRGCVFAPYFCHEQGPAHFAAIHRVFGASNVSKLLAHLPVSGRCEAAITIAYEAQARLQDPIYGCVSHIFALQQQVVSLQSQLASLKAQAATRSVLNGSGSNYPSYTPPQDIHTWFQQFENSCINRPQFDQKTSLNNMNNTMNFNSMGENYENTYLKEEEGSFSSFQEGSSYSIDSLDMQISHNKEWAFQENTEDLHSVAFGYVHR is encoded by the exons ATGTCAGGATCAGGTTCTCCTTGTGGGGCTTGCAAGTTCTTGAGAAGAAAATGTGTAAGGGGTTGTGTTTTTGCCCCTTATTTTTGCCATGAACAAGGTCCTGCCCATTTTGCAGCCATTCATAGGGTTTTTGGTGCTAGCAATGTCTCTAAACTTCTTGCTCACCTGCCTGTTAGCGGTCGATGCGAAGCAGCCATTACCATCGCGTATGAAGCTCAAGCAAGGCTTCAAGATCCCATTTATGGCTGTGTTTCACATATTTTTGCACTTCAACAACAG GTGGTTAGCTTACAATCCCAACTAGCTTCTTTGAAAGCACAAGCTGCAACTCGAAGTGTGCTCAATGGTTCCGGATCAAACTATCCTTCTTACACACCTCCGCAAGATATCCACACTTGGTTTCAACAATTTGAAAATTCATGCATAAATAGGCCCCAATTTGATCAGAAAACTAGCCTCAACAACATGAACAACACCATGAATTTCAACTCCATGGGCGAAAACTACGAGAATACATAtctcaaagaagaagaaggatcaTTTTCCAGCTTCCAAGAAGGTTCAAGTTACTCCATTGATTCATTGGACATGCAAATAAGTCACAACAAAGAATGGGCTTTCCAAGAGAATACCGAAGACCTTCATTCGGTGGCCTTCGGCTATGTTCACCGTTAG